Proteins from a single region of Trichoderma asperellum chromosome 3, complete sequence:
- a CDS encoding uncharacterized protein (MEROPS:MER0003040~EggNog:ENOG41), with protein MDIPQPNNDTITKFPGQGIIGLLGESADDSSFGGTPFFQHLCDEGQVDECRFGLGLETSGTGSLSLGGVDRSLLSGDMATAPIYGQQWIIQGGLPLDILDVGVQQSMFLDSGTSNIIGNRTMVKALFDKLGIQSFTRDAIGCDGTLFGYYPCDSPPHIGFQIGNSSQTFFIEPEAFKMEDNGNNNCTATITGGNIGAGGWLVGQSWFQGKYIDFDVTGSQVGVTNLHI; from the exons ATGGATATTCCGCAACCAAATAACGATACTATAACCAAATTTCCCGGCCAAGGCATTATTGGCTTGCTAGGAGAATCAGCAGACGATTCTTCATTTGGCGGCACCCCCTTCTTTCAACATTTGTGCGATGAGGGTCAGGTGGATGAGTGCCGATTCGGCTTAGGTCTTGAGACCTCTGGGACAGGTAGTTTAAGCCTGGGTGGCGTTGATCGTAGTCTTCTAAGTGGAGACATGGCAACAGCTCCTATATACGGTCAGCAATGGATTATTCAAGGTGGATTACCATTGGATATACTTGATGTTGGTGTTCAACAGTCCATGTTCTTGGACAGTGGAACTTCAAAT ATTATTGGTAATCGTACGATGGTTAAAGCGCTCTTTGACAAACTTGGGATTCAGAGTTTCACGAGAGATGCTATAGGCTGCGACGGCACTCTATTTGGATATTACCCTTGCGATTCTCCCCCGCACATAGGATTCCAAATTGGAAATAGCTCTCAAACATTCTTTATCGAACCTGAGGCCTTCAAGATGGAagacaacggcaacaacaatTGTACTGCTACCATTACAGGCGGAAATATTGGAGCTGGGGGCTGGCTAGTTGGGCAGTCATGGTTTCAAGGCAAATATATCGACTTCGATGTTACAGGCAGTCAAGTCGGCGTGACCAATCTTCATATATAA